In the Rhodopirellula bahusiensis genome, one interval contains:
- a CDS encoding Gfo/Idh/MocA family protein codes for MTDSRTKLGGRCAPTGRRSFLKRSTLAAASVMVVSPHVLGGPGKTPPSDQFRFAQIGVGGQGARDVRQMMRAGGTPVALCDVDVQRAGKTFCQHPDVERFTDYRIMLEEFDKEFDAVVVSTPDHTHAAIALAAMRHGKHVYLQCPMARTFDEVRRLQTAADESGLAIQVGNQGHSSLHMRAFDDFINRGELGEIQSVHCWTDRPEWPQGMTATPVSSSPPVSLDWDLWLGPVADRPYSKGYLPTTWRGWWDFGTGAMGDMGCHLLDPAFTTLGLQLPRTVTADCETATSISYPVWSQVEMEFDSTDACPNGLKLTWYDGGKQPDTPTIIADETSGEPGYSAGGSGCMIVGEKMTLVGSTLSSEPDQMPQIVAVASEDDDELANARRAGRERVEQLSAESSESSKSHYEQWIRAAREGKSDSIDSDRKTAGNMTQAALLGCIATRFPGQTLTWDNAKQSFAGSDEASSFLSFEPREGHSFEA; via the coding sequence ATGACCGATTCTCGCACAAAACTTGGTGGCCGCTGCGCACCGACCGGCCGTCGTTCTTTTTTGAAACGTTCGACGCTCGCCGCAGCGTCCGTGATGGTTGTCTCTCCCCATGTTTTGGGCGGCCCCGGCAAAACACCTCCCAGCGACCAATTTCGCTTCGCTCAAATCGGAGTTGGCGGCCAAGGCGCCCGCGACGTCCGGCAAATGATGCGTGCCGGCGGCACCCCCGTCGCACTATGTGACGTCGATGTGCAGCGAGCGGGAAAAACGTTCTGCCAACACCCAGACGTCGAGCGGTTCACCGACTATCGAATCATGCTGGAAGAGTTTGACAAGGAATTCGACGCGGTCGTAGTCAGCACGCCCGACCACACCCACGCCGCCATTGCTTTGGCAGCCATGCGGCACGGCAAGCATGTTTACTTGCAATGCCCCATGGCTCGCACGTTCGATGAAGTCCGGCGTCTTCAAACCGCCGCGGATGAGTCTGGCTTGGCGATCCAAGTCGGCAACCAAGGGCACTCCAGCCTTCACATGCGTGCCTTCGATGATTTCATCAATCGAGGAGAACTGGGCGAGATCCAATCCGTCCATTGCTGGACCGATCGCCCCGAATGGCCGCAAGGCATGACGGCGACTCCCGTGTCGTCGTCTCCACCCGTTTCGCTGGATTGGGATCTTTGGTTGGGACCAGTCGCGGATCGACCGTACAGCAAGGGCTACCTCCCAACGACTTGGCGTGGTTGGTGGGACTTTGGGACCGGAGCCATGGGCGACATGGGTTGCCATTTGCTCGATCCTGCGTTCACGACGTTGGGCCTGCAGTTGCCACGCACCGTCACAGCCGATTGCGAAACCGCGACGTCGATTTCTTATCCCGTTTGGTCCCAGGTCGAGATGGAATTCGATTCCACCGACGCGTGTCCCAACGGATTGAAATTGACTTGGTACGACGGAGGCAAACAGCCTGACACTCCGACGATCATCGCCGATGAAACGTCCGGTGAACCTGGCTACTCAGCCGGAGGAAGCGGCTGCATGATCGTGGGTGAAAAGATGACGCTCGTCGGATCAACACTCTCGAGCGAGCCCGACCAAATGCCACAGATCGTTGCCGTCGCGAGTGAGGACGATGACGAGCTCGCCAACGCACGTCGGGCGGGACGCGAACGAGTCGAACAGCTTTCCGCCGAGAGCAGCGAGTCATCCAAGTCGCATTACGAACAATGGATTCGTGCCGCTCGCGAAGGCAAATCAGATTCGATCGACAGCGATCGAAAGACGGCCGGCAACATGACGCAAGCCGCTTTACTCGGCTGCATCGCAACTCGCTTCCCCGGGCAAACTCTCACTTGGGACAACGCTAAACAATCGTTCGCCGGTTCCGATGAAGCCAGTTCATTCCTGAGTTTCGAACCTCGCGAAGGCCACTCCTTCGAAGCTTAA
- a CDS encoding HesB/IscA family protein, with product MAIKLTERAAEEVMRFRKEHNFDDSMLLRIGVAGGGCSGFNYTLNFDDSFDMKADSKYDCHGVSVVVDKKSSLYLDGTEVDWYDSLEKQGFTFNNPNAVKSCGCGSSFQA from the coding sequence ATGGCAATCAAATTGACTGAGCGCGCGGCCGAAGAAGTCATGCGTTTTCGCAAAGAACACAACTTCGACGATTCGATGCTTTTGCGGATTGGTGTCGCTGGTGGTGGCTGCAGCGGATTCAACTACACGCTGAACTTTGACGACAGCTTCGACATGAAAGCCGATTCGAAATACGACTGCCACGGCGTCAGCGTCGTCGTCGACAAGAAGAGCTCGCTGTACCTCGATGGCACCGAAGTCGATTGGTACGACAGCCTCGAAAAACAGGGCTTCACGTTCAACAACCCCAACGCGGTGAAAAGCTGCGGTTGCGGAAGCTCCTTCCAAGCCTGA
- the nusB gene encoding transcription antitermination factor NusB, whose translation MIARMSTRRRAREIVLQLLYEADLNDWRDAATSRKFIRSRLQGRKVLTDFAAELLDGTMARRDDIDAKLTKLSTNWALHRMPVTDRNVLRLGAYEILYSGTPGQVAISEALTLAKRYGGENSPRFINGVLDRLFKYHSSPESISS comes from the coding sequence ATGATCGCCCGCATGTCCACACGTCGACGCGCCCGCGAAATAGTCCTGCAGCTTCTCTACGAAGCCGATCTCAATGATTGGCGTGATGCAGCCACATCACGCAAATTCATCCGCTCCCGTTTGCAAGGCCGAAAGGTCCTCACGGATTTCGCGGCTGAGCTTTTGGATGGCACGATGGCGCGTCGAGACGACATCGACGCGAAGCTCACCAAGCTCTCCACCAACTGGGCGTTGCACCGCATGCCGGTGACCGATCGCAACGTGTTGCGACTAGGGGCCTACGAGATTCTGTACAGCGGAACGCCCGGCCAAGTTGCGATCTCCGAAGCGTTGACGTTGGCGAAACGTTACGGCGGCGAGAACAGCCCACGGTTCATCAACGGCGTGTTGGATCGATTGTTCAAGTATCACTCCAGCCCCGAATCCATCTCTTCATGA
- the ruvA gene encoding Holliday junction branch migration protein RuvA — protein MIVSIAGKLVQVGEISVIIQAAPFDYEVYVGDFTRRQLQNQIGNEVRLHTLDYIEGNAQGGRLTPRLIGFSTLPERQFFDLFCSVDGVGVKKALRAMVRPVKELAVLIEEQDAKTLSALPGIGPATSEKVIAKLRRKMPRFALMVAGGEVADAMQSESPIVSDTYDALVTLGHTEADARKLIDETLATGKKFKDTESLLTAIYQRSK, from the coding sequence ATGATCGTATCGATCGCCGGCAAACTGGTCCAAGTGGGCGAGATCAGTGTCATCATCCAGGCGGCCCCGTTTGACTACGAAGTCTACGTGGGTGACTTCACCCGCCGTCAGTTGCAAAACCAGATCGGCAATGAAGTTCGGCTGCACACGCTGGACTACATCGAAGGCAACGCGCAAGGTGGACGGCTGACGCCACGTTTGATCGGGTTCTCAACCCTTCCCGAGCGTCAGTTCTTTGACCTGTTTTGCAGCGTCGACGGTGTCGGCGTGAAGAAGGCTCTTCGTGCGATGGTTCGGCCGGTCAAAGAGCTAGCCGTGTTGATCGAGGAACAAGACGCCAAGACGTTGTCGGCGTTGCCTGGCATCGGTCCCGCGACCAGCGAGAAAGTGATCGCGAAATTGCGTCGCAAGATGCCTCGCTTCGCTTTGATGGTGGCTGGTGGCGAAGTCGCGGACGCGATGCAGTCCGAGTCTCCAATCGTGTCAGACACCTATGACGCTTTGGTCACGCTGGGACACACTGAGGCCGACGCTCGTAAACTGATTGACGAAACGTTGGCGACAGGCAAGAAGTTCAAAGACACCGAGTCGCTGCTGACCGCGATTTACCAGCGTTCAAAGTAG
- a CDS encoding thioredoxin family protein: protein MAQSVVAGRSLQCGTGDDRQSVPPRFVHRVSFLNPPIIRWRILAFIALVGCFTSTADAELPIIGKVVSALSVSNASRSSATDLVSAETPMWHDNFESGWAAARRSGRPMLIFITSEHCRFCDAMKQNTLCDASIRSRLANGFVPIILRTDTNPEILARIPVQTYPTTLLAVPRGKVIAHRVGYQPPDRLHELLGLAPSSPN, encoded by the coding sequence ATGGCTCAGTCAGTGGTTGCGGGACGCAGCCTCCAATGTGGAACCGGCGATGATCGCCAATCTGTTCCGCCACGCTTCGTGCACCGCGTGTCTTTTCTCAACCCGCCCATTATTCGGTGGCGGATCCTGGCCTTCATCGCACTGGTGGGCTGCTTCACGTCGACCGCAGATGCTGAACTGCCGATCATTGGCAAAGTCGTGTCGGCTCTTTCGGTTTCAAATGCGAGCCGATCAAGTGCGACAGACCTCGTGTCGGCTGAGACGCCGATGTGGCACGACAATTTTGAATCCGGGTGGGCTGCGGCGCGACGTTCGGGGCGGCCGATGCTGATCTTCATCACGTCCGAGCATTGCCGATTCTGTGACGCGATGAAACAGAACACTCTTTGCGATGCGAGCATTCGGTCTCGATTGGCCAACGGATTTGTGCCGATCATCCTTCGGACCGATACCAACCCAGAGATTCTGGCTCGGATCCCCGTGCAGACTTATCCGACCACATTGTTAGCCGTTCCACGCGGCAAAGTGATTGCTCACCGAGTAGGCTATCAGCCACCCGACCGACTTCACGAACTGTTGGGTTTGGCTCCTTCCTCTCCGAACTGA
- a CDS encoding dihydrodipicolinate synthase family protein yields MNRRISGILTPNITPVDDRGRVDEDKLRGYVDWLIDHGVDGLYPNGSTGEFVRFTAEERRHIVRIVVDQAAGRVPVLAGAAEANVDETIEACNAYGDMGVRAVAIVAPFYYPISSEGVHAYYARIARDVRVDVTLYNIPLFASPIEVDVVIRLAEEYPRIIGLKDSSGDLPNLMRMMAAIRPMREDFSFLTGWDAALAPMLIAGADGGTNASSGVLPELTHAIHRAVSDGDHKLAMELQYMLLPLFDAMIGLGEFPEGFRAGARARGWDLGRGRVPLSEKQQALIVTAEREIDAIVRSTQAKMSGSSELPLEAIQVIARRVMEQLEK; encoded by the coding sequence ATGAATCGACGCATCTCCGGCATTTTGACTCCCAACATCACGCCGGTGGATGACCGGGGACGCGTTGATGAAGACAAGTTGCGAGGGTACGTCGATTGGTTGATCGATCATGGCGTGGACGGTTTGTACCCCAACGGCAGCACGGGCGAATTCGTTCGCTTCACGGCGGAGGAACGTCGCCACATTGTTCGGATCGTGGTGGATCAGGCCGCCGGTCGAGTTCCCGTGCTCGCGGGTGCTGCGGAAGCGAACGTGGACGAAACGATCGAGGCTTGCAACGCCTACGGGGACATGGGCGTCCGAGCCGTCGCAATTGTCGCGCCGTTCTACTACCCGATCAGCAGCGAAGGTGTGCACGCTTACTACGCGCGAATCGCTCGCGACGTGAGAGTTGACGTGACGCTCTACAACATTCCGCTGTTCGCGTCACCGATCGAAGTCGATGTCGTGATTCGTTTGGCGGAAGAGTACCCGCGAATCATCGGTTTGAAGGACAGCTCGGGAGACTTGCCAAACTTGATGCGAATGATGGCCGCCATCCGGCCGATGCGAGAAGATTTTTCTTTCCTGACGGGCTGGGACGCTGCGCTGGCGCCGATGTTGATTGCCGGAGCCGACGGAGGCACGAATGCGAGCAGCGGCGTGTTGCCTGAATTGACGCACGCAATCCACCGAGCTGTTTCGGATGGTGATCACAAATTGGCGATGGAACTGCAGTACATGCTGTTGCCATTGTTTGACGCAATGATCGGACTGGGCGAATTCCCCGAAGGATTCCGAGCCGGTGCGCGTGCCCGTGGTTGGGATCTGGGGCGTGGGCGCGTGCCGTTGTCAGAGAAGCAACAGGCGTTGATCGTGACAGCGGAACGCGAGATCGATGCGATCGTCCGCTCAACTCAAGCGAAGATGTCCGGCTCATCGGAGTTGCCGCTGGAAGCGATCCAAGTGATTGCTCGCCGGGTGATGGAACAGCTCGAGAAGTAG
- a CDS encoding GNAT family N-acetyltransferase: MANIRPFRNSDLPGLFDVWMRHWETAGQIPPVSVSILERAVLSRTFFDPASLLVAEVDGEVVAWCHQFSDDWRSPSPELLEADSPQAIAEVPEVDAVPTSLVAAICFAGESGLAVCDSLLIETMQRAADAGVKRMCVGPVRDARNGYGGLPPIGHGLGVPVSDARVASLLSRHGFHVARSLLRLVVNTSTYRPPVNREFLQLRRSTRIDQLPLLPMNHRSAVAMSHFDMERNVLVDHQTNEQLAAIDLWVGDPEGQVMDGARSILSLRLMHPVELNGVPASRPKKGFVASMAERELSTHEQFLVSSIVQSLSNRQIFTVETTIDSDAVKLKGQFATLKFSEDEQGRQWEKDLV; encoded by the coding sequence ATGGCGAACATCCGTCCGTTTCGCAACTCTGATCTTCCCGGCCTGTTCGACGTTTGGATGCGTCACTGGGAAACCGCCGGTCAGATTCCGCCGGTCAGCGTTTCGATTTTGGAACGAGCCGTGCTTTCGCGAACGTTCTTTGATCCGGCCAGCCTGCTGGTTGCCGAGGTCGACGGGGAAGTGGTGGCCTGGTGTCATCAGTTTTCAGATGATTGGCGGTCACCTTCGCCCGAATTGTTGGAAGCGGATTCGCCGCAAGCCATCGCGGAAGTTCCCGAGGTCGATGCGGTCCCAACATCGTTGGTCGCGGCGATTTGTTTTGCTGGCGAGTCCGGGTTGGCCGTGTGCGATTCGCTGCTGATTGAAACGATGCAACGAGCAGCGGACGCGGGTGTCAAACGGATGTGCGTCGGTCCGGTTCGGGATGCCAGAAACGGCTACGGCGGATTGCCTCCGATCGGACACGGGTTGGGAGTTCCAGTTTCGGACGCGCGAGTCGCATCGTTGCTGTCTCGACACGGATTCCATGTTGCTCGCAGCTTGCTACGTCTGGTCGTGAACACGTCGACTTATCGTCCGCCCGTCAATCGCGAGTTTTTGCAGCTGCGTCGGTCGACTCGGATTGATCAGCTTCCTTTGTTGCCGATGAATCATCGAAGCGCGGTCGCGATGAGCCATTTTGACATGGAACGCAACGTCTTGGTGGACCACCAAACGAACGAACAGTTGGCCGCAATTGATTTGTGGGTGGGTGATCCGGAAGGCCAAGTGATGGATGGGGCGCGGTCCATTTTGTCGCTTCGTTTGATGCACCCGGTCGAGCTGAACGGCGTTCCCGCCTCGCGACCGAAGAAGGGATTTGTGGCTTCGATGGCGGAACGAGAATTATCGACGCACGAGCAATTTTTGGTTTCTTCGATCGTGCAATCGCTTTCCAATCGCCAGATCTTCACCGTTGAAACCACAATCGATTCCGACGCGGTGAAGTTGAAAGGGCAGTTCGCGACGTTGAAGTTCAGCGAAGACGAGCAAGGACGGCAGTGGGAAAAGGACCTGGTCTGA
- a CDS encoding DUF1559 family PulG-like putative transporter, whose translation MIAASPRRDFRPHPSITHECRTWREPRSGVSLVEVIVVVLIVLILLALSIPFVRNMRELTRRSNCDQNLIRLALAMQAYSSDQAHLPSGTASFDATFRFWPEASPPVASEVGSSTIDLSITSQPEGYHHNWATSLLPHVDQTGLFQSIDSSASIYAESNRLIRETMVPVFRCPADESIPTNASYAGLHHSNTSPIGASNDGLLFLNAWVRSEEISDGMSATILLGEKRSFASELGWCSGTRATLRNAGHPINSIPQEEQLSDLNFVGGLGSRHFGGASVVKGDGAVTFLSETIDQPLFQSMIKRNDRSETMPTETDSD comes from the coding sequence ATGATTGCTGCTTCCCCTCGCCGAGACTTTCGTCCTCACCCATCAATCACCCACGAATGCCGAACATGGCGTGAGCCAAGATCGGGTGTTTCGCTGGTGGAAGTCATCGTCGTGGTCCTGATCGTCTTGATCTTGCTGGCGCTCTCAATCCCGTTTGTTCGCAACATGCGAGAACTAACGCGACGCAGCAATTGCGATCAAAATCTGATCCGCCTGGCGTTGGCCATGCAGGCTTATTCGAGTGACCAAGCTCACTTGCCATCGGGAACTGCATCCTTTGATGCAACGTTCCGGTTCTGGCCAGAGGCTTCACCACCGGTTGCGTCAGAAGTTGGATCGTCCACCATCGATCTTTCCATCACAAGCCAGCCTGAAGGCTACCATCACAATTGGGCGACGTCCTTGCTGCCCCACGTCGACCAAACGGGTTTGTTCCAATCGATCGACTCATCGGCAAGCATCTACGCTGAGTCGAATCGCCTGATTCGCGAAACCATGGTGCCGGTCTTCCGTTGCCCAGCTGACGAGTCCATACCGACAAACGCGAGCTACGCGGGGCTGCATCATTCAAACACCAGCCCCATCGGTGCGTCCAACGACGGCCTGCTGTTCCTCAATGCATGGGTTCGTTCGGAAGAAATTTCCGACGGGATGTCCGCCACCATCCTTCTGGGTGAGAAACGTTCCTTCGCAAGTGAACTTGGCTGGTGCAGCGGCACGCGAGCAACACTTCGCAACGCGGGCCATCCGATCAACTCGATCCCGCAAGAAGAACAGCTCAGCGACCTGAATTTCGTGGGCGGATTGGGAAGCCGGCATTTTGGCGGGGCCAGCGTCGTCAAGGGCGACGGCGCGGTGACGTTTCTTTCGGAAACGATCGATCAACCGCTCTTTCAATCGATGATTAAACGCAACGACCGATCAGAAACGATGCCAACCGAAACGGACTCGGACTGA
- a CDS encoding tetratricopeptide repeat protein, which translates to METVSIQAKHYWTCLWPGMSELWWRGRLSALPAAVAFAAVVNALLIAKFIYPGWLSGALVMLACWIAVAAWVVLTVRAIRELPLLLSPRQASTQPDRFAEAQGAYLTGNYALAEEALTAGLSIEPRDPPALLLLAAVLRHTGRLNAADALLIEIPKLEAAAAWNLEWESERARLERDLDARGELQEGSDPEASEESGPETEPEAENVSSAEHDETEAEPATLPIDTALKTFSADDEDDEDDFNQENAGHSEAA; encoded by the coding sequence ATGGAAACCGTGTCGATCCAAGCGAAACATTATTGGACGTGCCTGTGGCCGGGTATGTCGGAATTGTGGTGGCGTGGACGATTGTCAGCCCTGCCCGCTGCCGTCGCGTTCGCCGCGGTCGTCAACGCGTTGCTGATCGCCAAATTCATCTATCCCGGATGGCTGTCCGGGGCGTTAGTCATGCTGGCCTGCTGGATCGCCGTCGCCGCATGGGTTGTGCTGACGGTTCGTGCGATTCGCGAATTGCCGTTGTTGCTGTCGCCCCGCCAAGCCAGCACCCAACCGGACCGCTTTGCCGAAGCTCAAGGCGCCTATTTAACGGGCAACTACGCGTTGGCAGAAGAGGCGTTGACAGCGGGTCTGTCAATCGAACCGCGTGATCCGCCCGCACTGTTGCTGCTGGCCGCCGTGCTAAGACACACCGGGCGATTGAACGCCGCAGACGCCTTGCTCATCGAAATTCCAAAATTGGAAGCCGCCGCCGCTTGGAACCTTGAATGGGAAAGCGAACGAGCCCGACTGGAACGCGACCTCGATGCTCGCGGGGAACTGCAGGAAGGATCCGATCCCGAAGCTTCCGAAGAATCTGGACCCGAAACCGAGCCTGAAGCTGAAAACGTCAGTTCGGCGGAGCACGACGAGACCGAAGCCGAGCCAGCAACGCTGCCGATCGACACGGCATTGAAAACATTCTCGGCTGACGATGAAGACGACGAGGATGATTTCAACCAGGAAAACGCCGGTCACTCGGAAGCGGCCTGA
- a CDS encoding AEC family transporter, with protein MLMDPEAFAVIISSVLGVFLVMGVGAVCRVQHWLTHQADVSLAKLTAKVLLPCLFLDRILGDSTLDSLASAWLPPLLGFTITTFGFLAAWYVAKTVGPFVGLKTDAQQRAFALCAGICNYGYIPLPLAQITYPNAEVEMILHNVGVDISLWSVGVAIVTGSKGGKKPKEHQSAWRRNWERISPVATSAPLIAVIVALSIRASGMETFIPTSVMRSVGLLASSSIPLGLLLSGAILVDFLRAADWTGSAPVIGLAVGFRQLFMPVVMLGIAAVTVTAADLKQVLLLEAAMPSAVFPIVLTRLYEGDTATALRVVLSTSLLGIVLIPVWMAIGAWWLGV; from the coding sequence ATGTTGATGGACCCGGAAGCCTTCGCTGTCATCATCAGCAGTGTGCTGGGAGTTTTCTTGGTGATGGGCGTGGGCGCGGTTTGTCGTGTTCAGCATTGGCTGACGCATCAGGCCGACGTTTCGCTGGCAAAACTGACCGCGAAAGTCCTGTTGCCTTGTTTGTTTCTGGATCGAATTCTGGGTGATTCGACGCTGGATTCGTTGGCTTCGGCTTGGTTGCCGCCGCTGCTTGGTTTCACGATCACCACGTTTGGTTTTTTGGCAGCTTGGTACGTCGCGAAAACGGTCGGGCCGTTTGTGGGGCTGAAAACCGATGCCCAGCAACGAGCGTTTGCGCTTTGTGCGGGGATTTGCAATTACGGATACATCCCGCTGCCGTTGGCCCAGATCACCTATCCCAATGCGGAAGTCGAGATGATTCTGCACAACGTCGGCGTCGACATCTCGCTGTGGAGTGTTGGCGTGGCGATTGTCACAGGCAGCAAGGGCGGAAAGAAGCCGAAGGAGCACCAGAGTGCTTGGCGACGGAACTGGGAGCGGATCAGCCCGGTTGCCACCAGTGCTCCCTTGATCGCGGTCATTGTTGCCTTGTCCATTCGGGCATCGGGAATGGAGACGTTCATTCCAACTTCGGTGATGCGTTCCGTCGGGTTGTTGGCGTCCAGTTCGATCCCGCTCGGGTTGCTGCTCAGCGGAGCCATCCTGGTCGACTTCCTGCGGGCGGCGGACTGGACCGGATCGGCGCCGGTGATCGGATTGGCGGTTGGCTTCCGGCAATTGTTCATGCCGGTCGTGATGCTCGGCATCGCTGCGGTGACAGTGACCGCGGCGGACTTGAAACAGGTGCTGCTATTGGAAGCCGCGATGCCATCGGCGGTGTTCCCAATCGTTTTGACAAGGCTCTACGAAGGCGACACGGCAACGGCATTGAGAGTCGTGTTGTCGACTTCGTTGCTTGGGATCGTGTTGATCCCGGTGTGGATGGCCATCGGAGCATGGTGGCTGGGCGTCTGA
- the lptE gene encoding LPS assembly lipoprotein LptE, whose translation MSRHPQRQNTTASIGILAALFVTCMLGCAPYQFGNAALFPQNIRTVHVPIIRNSTFREDLGIRLTEALNKEIELRTPYKVTADPLADTVLRCEVIDETKRVLTENDADYVRALDAAVQVRASWSDRQGRLLMKNSIVPTDDLTILFSQDERFVPEAGQSIDTATQKAIEDLANRIVSQMEARW comes from the coding sequence ATGAGCCGTCACCCACAACGCCAGAACACGACTGCCTCAATCGGTATCCTCGCGGCCTTGTTCGTGACGTGTATGCTTGGTTGTGCGCCTTACCAGTTCGGCAATGCCGCGTTGTTCCCGCAGAACATTCGCACGGTGCATGTTCCGATCATTCGCAACTCAACCTTTCGCGAAGACCTGGGCATTCGGCTGACAGAAGCACTCAACAAAGAAATTGAACTGCGAACGCCCTACAAAGTCACCGCCGATCCGCTCGCCGACACGGTGTTGCGATGCGAAGTCATCGACGAAACCAAACGCGTGCTGACCGAGAACGATGCCGACTACGTCCGTGCTCTCGACGCGGCCGTTCAGGTTCGTGCATCATGGTCGGACCGACAAGGTCGCTTGCTGATGAAGAACTCGATCGTTCCCACGGACGACCTGACGATCCTGTTCAGCCAAGACGAACGCTTCGTACCCGAGGCCGGCCAATCGATCGACACGGCAACTCAAAAAGCGATCGAAGATTTGGCAAACCGCATCGTCAGCCAAATGGAAGCTCGCTGGTAG
- a CDS encoding tetratricopeptide repeat protein, which yields MCVCPLFGNESVHAQTGFWESTKDSTDRAMRFLTMREQPDAERARQLYQEADQLFRAAAARTNQTERDGEAEGTEKKDFARAAKLFARAADAQPGTALAQDAMFMQAESLFFSDQLPDAADVYERLNKDFPNNRHVDQAAARAFAISQYWIDTEKATEDDWFKFNLFDASRPRLDTEGHAVRVLDQIRYDNPTGRLADDATMAAAVEYMRQSDFETADEFLTDLRETFPESDHFFNAHLMGIRCKLEVFAGPKYSGLMLEEADKLVRQTRERFPDRLQDPETSEMLARAAAEVAFRRAEKLNDRAIYREKRSEYGAARLHYQMILRDYPSTPFADRARERLEAITSYPDVPAERATATLLKRIFPDSRRSSPLETKFNSSTGESNESIYR from the coding sequence ATTTGCGTCTGCCCACTATTCGGCAACGAATCTGTGCACGCTCAAACGGGCTTTTGGGAATCCACCAAGGACTCAACCGACCGTGCCATGCGTTTCCTCACCATGCGTGAGCAACCCGACGCCGAACGCGCTCGCCAGCTGTATCAAGAAGCCGACCAACTGTTCCGAGCCGCTGCCGCTCGCACCAACCAAACCGAACGCGACGGCGAAGCGGAAGGCACCGAGAAAAAAGACTTTGCTCGCGCCGCGAAGTTGTTCGCTCGCGCCGCCGACGCACAACCCGGCACCGCGCTCGCACAAGACGCGATGTTCATGCAAGCGGAAAGCCTGTTCTTCTCCGACCAATTGCCCGATGCCGCCGACGTCTACGAACGCCTGAACAAAGACTTCCCGAACAACCGCCACGTCGACCAAGCCGCCGCGCGAGCCTTCGCGATTTCCCAGTACTGGATCGACACCGAAAAGGCGACCGAGGACGACTGGTTCAAATTCAATCTGTTCGACGCCAGTCGACCACGACTGGACACCGAAGGGCACGCCGTTCGCGTGCTGGACCAAATCCGATACGACAATCCAACCGGCCGATTGGCCGATGACGCAACCATGGCCGCGGCCGTCGAGTACATGCGTCAAAGCGATTTCGAAACCGCGGACGAGTTCCTGACCGACCTTCGCGAAACGTTCCCGGAAAGCGATCACTTCTTCAACGCTCACCTGATGGGCATCCGCTGCAAACTCGAAGTTTTCGCGGGCCCCAAATACAGCGGACTGATGCTGGAAGAAGCCGACAAACTGGTCCGGCAAACTCGCGAACGTTTCCCGGATCGACTGCAAGATCCCGAGACATCCGAAATGTTGGCCCGTGCCGCTGCCGAAGTTGCTTTCCGCCGTGCTGAGAAACTGAACGACCGAGCGATCTATCGCGAGAAACGATCCGAGTACGGCGCAGCACGCTTGCACTACCAGATGATCTTGCGTGACTACCCCAGCACACCTTTCGCCGATCGGGCTCGCGAACGATTAGAAGCCATCACGAGCTACCCCGATGTGCCGGCCGAGCGTGCCACCGCGACTTTGCTCAAGCGAATCTTCCCCGATAGCCGCCGCTCGTCGCCATTGGAAACCAAGTTCAATTCATCGACCGGCGAAAGCAACGAGTCGATCTACCGATGA